A genome region from Streptomyces pratensis includes the following:
- a CDS encoding sensor histidine kinase: protein MSSLARPHRDDVLLAVIGLSGGVFLWLVGIHIQNGRLFDAPWVSLLPLAAVSALELLRRSAPLTALAIGTLALVADQFTVGSLATLLMFTDLVYAAVLYGSPAASRRIPVITLLVTVATTVGFIAWAPSADAVLIGIVVGMVAFGPAVTGASVRNHRDAAEAARLRADQTALLAEIDRAQAVTAERSRMARELHDMVANHLSAIAIHSTAALSIDDPGTSRDALGVIRQNSVDGLAEMRRLIGLLRESGADGPPSAAPTLASLDALVEQAGANSASSGLVVTLEDGREESGPLPAPVELAAYRIVQESLTNALKHAAPGPVIVRLDRSRTLLTVEVSSLFGDRPGPRAPGSGAGLVGMRERVALLGGTMEAGPEPLGDGVKTWRVRAELPVEERTYGA from the coding sequence GTGTCCTCCCTTGCGCGCCCGCACCGCGACGACGTACTCCTCGCGGTCATCGGGCTGTCCGGCGGTGTCTTCCTGTGGCTGGTCGGGATCCACATCCAGAACGGCCGGCTGTTCGACGCCCCCTGGGTGTCCCTGCTGCCTCTCGCGGCCGTGTCGGCCCTGGAACTGCTCCGGCGCAGCGCACCCCTGACCGCGCTGGCGATCGGCACGCTCGCGCTGGTGGCGGACCAGTTCACCGTGGGCAGCCTGGCGACCTTGCTCATGTTCACCGACCTCGTGTACGCGGCGGTGCTGTACGGCTCCCCCGCGGCCTCCCGCCGCATCCCGGTGATCACACTGCTCGTCACGGTCGCCACGACGGTCGGCTTCATCGCCTGGGCCCCTTCCGCGGACGCCGTGCTCATCGGGATCGTCGTCGGCATGGTCGCCTTCGGCCCCGCCGTCACCGGTGCCAGTGTGCGCAACCACCGGGACGCCGCGGAGGCGGCACGGCTGCGCGCCGACCAGACCGCGCTGCTGGCCGAGATCGACCGGGCCCAGGCGGTGACCGCCGAGCGTTCCCGGATGGCCCGCGAGCTGCACGACATGGTCGCCAACCACCTCTCCGCCATCGCCATCCACTCCACCGCCGCGCTCTCCATCGATGATCCGGGCACCTCCCGCGACGCCCTCGGAGTGATCCGGCAGAACAGTGTCGACGGGCTGGCCGAGATGCGGCGGCTGATCGGGCTGCTGCGGGAGAGCGGCGCGGACGGGCCGCCGAGCGCGGCCCCGACGCTCGCCTCCCTGGACGCCCTCGTGGAGCAGGCGGGCGCGAACTCCGCGTCGAGCGGGCTCGTCGTCACCCTGGAGGACGGCCGCGAGGAGTCCGGGCCGCTCCCCGCGCCGGTGGAGCTCGCGGCGTACCGCATCGTCCAGGAGTCGCTGACGAACGCGCTGAAGCATGCTGCGCCCGGCCCGGTGATCGTCCGGCTGGACCGGTCGCGCACCCTGCTCACGGTGGAGGTGAGCAGCCTGTTCGGCGACCGCCCCGGACCGCGCGCGCCCGGTTCGGGGGCCGGTCTGGTGGGGATGCGGGAGCGGGTGGCGCTGCTGGGCGGGACGATGGAGGCGGGGCCTGAGCCCCTGGGCGACGGCGTGAAGACCTGGCGGGTGCGGGCCGAACTGCCCGTCGAGGAGAGGACGTACGGGGCATGA
- a CDS encoding cob(I)yrinic acid a,c-diamide adenosyltransferase — protein sequence MVNLTRIYTRTGDKGTTALGDMSRTSKTDLRISAYADANEANAVIGTAIALGNLSEDVVKVLVRVQNDLFDVGADLSTPVAEDPKYPPLRVEQSYVDKLEADCDSFLEELEKLRSFILPGGTPGAALLHQACTVVRRAERSTWAALEVHGDVMNALTATYLNRLSDLLFILARTANKEVGDVLWVPGGER from the coding sequence ATGGTCAATCTGACGCGCATCTACACCCGTACCGGCGACAAGGGCACCACGGCCCTCGGCGACATGAGCCGGACCTCCAAGACCGATCTGCGGATCTCGGCCTACGCCGACGCCAACGAGGCCAACGCGGTCATCGGTACGGCCATCGCCCTCGGGAACCTCTCCGAGGACGTCGTGAAGGTCCTCGTCCGTGTGCAGAACGACCTCTTCGACGTGGGCGCGGACCTGTCCACCCCGGTGGCGGAGGACCCGAAGTACCCGCCGCTGAGGGTGGAGCAGTCCTACGTCGACAAGCTGGAGGCGGACTGCGACTCGTTCCTGGAGGAGCTGGAGAAGCTCCGCAGTTTCATCCTGCCGGGCGGCACCCCGGGGGCGGCGCTGCTGCACCAGGCCTGCACGGTCGTCCGCCGCGCGGAGCGGTCCACCTGGGCGGCCCTCGAGGTGCACGGCGACGTGATGAACGCGCTGACCGCGACCTATCTGAACCGTCTCTCCGACCTCCTGTTCATCCTCGCCAGGACGGCGAACAAGGAGGTCGGCGACGTGCTGTGGGTGCCGGGCGGCGAGCGCTGA
- a CDS encoding 3-hydroxyacyl-CoA dehydrogenase family protein, producing the protein MARKLAVIGAGLMGSGIAQVSAQAGWDVVLRDVTDEALARGRGGIEASYGKFVAKGKLEASDAEAALARITTTTDLDAVADADVVVEAVFEKLEVKHEIFRTLDKVVREDAVLASNTSAIPITKIAAVTERPERVVGVHFFSPVPMMQLCELVRGYKTSDETLATAREFAESVGKTCIVVNRDVAGFVTTRLISALVVEAAKLYESGVASAEDIDTACKLGFGHAMGPLATADMTGVDILLHATGNIYTESQDEKFAAPELMRRMVDAGDIGRKSGQGFYTY; encoded by the coding sequence GTGGCCAGGAAGCTCGCCGTCATCGGCGCCGGACTCATGGGGTCCGGTATCGCGCAGGTCTCCGCCCAGGCGGGCTGGGACGTCGTGCTGCGTGACGTCACCGACGAGGCCCTGGCCCGTGGACGCGGTGGCATCGAGGCCAGTTACGGCAAGTTCGTCGCCAAGGGCAAGCTGGAGGCGTCCGACGCCGAGGCCGCGCTCGCCCGGATCACCACGACCACCGACCTCGACGCGGTGGCCGACGCCGACGTCGTCGTCGAGGCCGTCTTCGAGAAGCTCGAGGTCAAGCACGAGATCTTCCGTACGCTCGACAAGGTCGTGCGGGAGGACGCCGTCCTCGCCTCCAACACCTCCGCCATCCCGATCACCAAGATCGCGGCCGTGACGGAGCGCCCCGAGCGGGTCGTCGGGGTGCACTTCTTCTCGCCGGTCCCGATGATGCAGCTCTGCGAGCTGGTACGCGGCTACAAGACCAGCGACGAAACCCTCGCGACGGCAAGGGAGTTCGCCGAGTCCGTGGGCAAGACCTGCATCGTCGTCAACCGCGACGTCGCGGGCTTCGTCACCACCCGGCTGATCTCGGCGCTGGTCGTCGAGGCGGCCAAGCTGTACGAGTCGGGCGTCGCGTCGGCCGAGGACATCGACACCGCCTGCAAGCTCGGATTCGGTCACGCCATGGGCCCGCTGGCCACCGCCGACATGACCGGCGTGGACATCCTTCTGCACGCCACGGGCAACATCTACACCGAGTCCCAGGACGAGAAGTTCGCCGCCCCCGAGCTGATGCGCCGGATGGTCGACGCAGGTGACATCGGGCGCAAGAGCGGGCAGGGCTTCTACACCTACTGA
- a CDS encoding STAS domain-containing protein, giving the protein MHIRGDHAELAVGGRLDVRSAADARTVLHSAVDDGAGDLVLNLTELDSWDATGLGVIMGAHRRAGRAGRRLVLRGVPPQMQRLLVATRLHRILAIEGGLAADSLPRV; this is encoded by the coding sequence ATGCACATCAGGGGCGACCACGCCGAGCTGGCCGTCGGGGGCCGCCTCGACGTCCGAAGCGCGGCGGACGCCCGTACGGTTCTGCACTCGGCCGTCGACGACGGAGCCGGCGACCTCGTGCTGAACCTGACCGAGCTGGACTCGTGGGACGCCACCGGACTCGGCGTCATCATGGGCGCGCACCGCAGAGCCGGCCGGGCCGGCCGGCGGCTGGTGCTGCGCGGCGTGCCGCCGCAGATGCAGCGCCTGCTGGTCGCGACGAGGCTGCACCGGATCCTGGCCATCGAGGGCGGGCTCGCCGCGGACTCCCTGCCACGCGTCTGA
- a CDS encoding ATP-binding protein, translating to MDPTNRGPEEYDNDLSGDEGGRRRQSRDPLAPDFGHQTPQQSRTVRLISGDFLLTVNPVDGSEIEPCRPGEQPDAPVRHTAAQRVERERAAAPPVPPGPPAPQMPLLERQEERERAVRLLARGRSVYLTGPAGSGRTALLDAIAADCADLAPDGVVRLSGYKRTANELLYGLFEAVFRAPLHRPDREGLLALVHGVGAVVVVDDLELSGAALQELLDATPECAFLFGTTPDVSASAADANLDEVVLAGLGRSASIELMEHVVERALTDEEANWAGDLWFESEGLPLRFVQAGALLRQRDDLRTGQDAFDGYDDDPSDAPFGRAEPAGLPLPSLGEGAAPAALLASRLTEAARETLRFAVALGGEVPHQAHLPALVGDTHADAALGELALIGLLSPAGPRYRLAAGVLAQLETSGYGESADGHARSAAQHYAWWAGHPSVTPERAVAEADALLASMARLVPGEAAGQASAAVLLARSAAPAFAAGMQWGAWEKALRAGQEAARLAGEVAEEAYFHHELGVLALCTGHLDRARAELETSIGMRGALADKAGAVAGRRALALVADRSGEPLHGTPGGEEVPAPRHDESASPPGGIPAATPLFPRQTETSATVIARRSPPPAAAHTGPMGVLRGARRNLVAVGAGALLAAVLGTVVTLGATSGSEDPEGQNVTTEQSADEDDSENGLSADEPTDDPATGEGTAGGDSSSPGPSRTTTPSTSGTPSPGESGPGTPSSSSPSSEDPTTPESPSPTRKPTTPTPTESESETPTETPTETPTDPPTTEPTPTETVTEPETSNSASGPAETVSASATEDAPAPPTTA from the coding sequence ATGGACCCGACCAATCGGGGACCGGAAGAGTACGACAACGACCTTTCCGGTGACGAAGGCGGGCGACGACGGCAGTCCCGCGACCCGCTGGCGCCCGACTTCGGGCACCAGACACCGCAGCAGTCCCGCACGGTGCGGCTGATATCGGGCGACTTCCTGCTCACCGTCAATCCCGTCGACGGCAGCGAGATCGAGCCGTGCAGGCCGGGGGAGCAGCCCGACGCGCCCGTGCGGCACACCGCCGCCCAGCGTGTGGAGCGTGAGCGAGCCGCAGCGCCGCCCGTACCCCCGGGGCCGCCCGCTCCGCAGATGCCCCTCCTGGAGCGCCAGGAGGAGCGTGAGCGGGCGGTACGGCTGCTCGCCCGGGGACGTTCGGTGTACCTCACCGGGCCGGCCGGGTCCGGCCGCACGGCCCTCCTGGACGCCATCGCCGCGGACTGCGCGGACCTGGCGCCGGACGGGGTCGTACGGCTCTCCGGATACAAGCGCACCGCCAACGAGCTGCTGTACGGACTGTTCGAAGCCGTCTTCCGCGCCCCCCTGCACCGGCCCGACCGTGAAGGGCTCCTCGCGCTCGTCCACGGCGTCGGAGCCGTCGTCGTCGTCGACGACCTGGAGCTCTCGGGCGCGGCGCTCCAGGAGCTGCTCGACGCCACCCCGGAGTGCGCGTTCCTCTTCGGTACGACCCCCGACGTGTCCGCGTCCGCGGCCGACGCGAACCTCGACGAGGTCGTCCTCGCAGGTCTGGGCCGCAGCGCTTCGATCGAGCTCATGGAACACGTCGTGGAGCGCGCCCTCACCGACGAGGAGGCGAACTGGGCGGGAGACCTCTGGTTCGAGTCCGAAGGGCTGCCCCTGCGCTTCGTCCAGGCCGGTGCCCTGCTGCGCCAGCGCGACGACCTGCGGACCGGCCAGGACGCGTTCGACGGCTACGACGACGACCCGTCGGACGCGCCCTTCGGCCGGGCCGAGCCGGCCGGGCTCCCGCTGCCCAGCCTCGGTGAGGGCGCGGCACCCGCCGCCCTGCTCGCCTCCAGGCTGACCGAGGCCGCCCGCGAGACACTGCGCTTCGCGGTCGCGCTCGGCGGTGAGGTGCCGCACCAGGCCCACCTGCCGGCCCTCGTGGGGGACACCCACGCCGATGCCGCCCTGGGCGAGCTGGCTCTCATCGGTCTGCTCTCCCCGGCGGGCCCCCGCTACCGGCTGGCCGCCGGAGTCCTGGCCCAGCTGGAGACGAGCGGGTACGGCGAGAGCGCGGACGGGCACGCGCGCAGCGCCGCCCAGCACTACGCCTGGTGGGCAGGGCACCCCTCCGTCACCCCCGAACGCGCGGTCGCCGAGGCGGACGCACTCCTCGCCTCGATGGCCCGCCTCGTCCCCGGTGAGGCGGCAGGACAGGCGAGCGCGGCCGTCCTGCTGGCCCGCAGCGCCGCTCCCGCCTTCGCGGCGGGGATGCAGTGGGGCGCCTGGGAGAAGGCCCTCAGAGCCGGCCAGGAGGCCGCACGGCTCGCCGGCGAGGTGGCCGAAGAGGCCTACTTCCACCACGAGTTGGGAGTCCTGGCGCTGTGCACCGGTCATCTGGACCGGGCCAGGGCCGAATTGGAGACGTCCATCGGCATGCGCGGGGCGCTCGCCGACAAGGCAGGCGCAGTGGCCGGGCGCCGGGCGCTCGCACTCGTCGCGGACCGCTCGGGCGAACCGCTGCACGGCACCCCCGGGGGCGAGGAGGTGCCGGCCCCGCGTCACGACGAGTCGGCCTCACCCCCCGGCGGCATCCCGGCCGCCACACCCCTCTTCCCCCGGCAGACCGAGACGTCCGCGACCGTGATCGCCCGACGCAGCCCACCCCCCGCCGCTGCTCACACCGGGCCCATGGGGGTGCTCCGGGGAGCGCGGCGCAACCTCGTCGCGGTCGGCGCGGGCGCACTGCTCGCGGCCGTGCTCGGCACTGTGGTGACGCTGGGCGCCACCTCGGGGAGCGAGGACCCCGAAGGGCAGAACGTCACCACCGAACAGTCGGCGGACGAGGACGACAGCGAGAACGGCCTCTCCGCGGACGAGCCGACCGACGACCCGGCCACCGGCGAGGGCACGGCCGGCGGCGACTCCTCGTCCCCCGGCCCGTCCCGCACCACCACCCCTTCCACGAGCGGCACCCCGTCCCCGGGCGAGTCCGGCCCGGGAACCCCGTCGAGCAGCAGTCCCAGCAGTGAGGACCCGACGACCCCGGAAAGCCCGTCGCCGACGAGGAAGCCGACGACGCCGACGCCCACCGAGTCCGAGTCCGAGACCCCGACCGAAACCCCGACGGAGACTCCGACCGACCCGCCCACCACCGAGCCGACCCCGACGGAAACCGTCACGGAGCCGGAGACCTCCAACTCCGCGAGCGGCCCGGCCGAGACCGTCAGCGCGTCGGCGACGGAGGACGCACCCGCTCCGCCGACGACGGCCTGA
- the nucS gene encoding endonuclease NucS has protein sequence MRLVIARCSVDYAGRLTAHLPSAPRLILVKADGSVSIHADDRAYKPLNWMSPPCTLKEGADDSAGVWTVVNKAGEKLIITMEEILHDSSHELGVDPGLIKDGVEAHLQELLADRIETIGEGYTLIRREYPTAIGPVDILCRDADGATVAVELKRRGDIDGVEQLTRYLELLNRDPHLAPVRGVFAAQEIKPQARVLATDRGIGCLVLDYDAMRGIEDDKLRLF, from the coding sequence ATGCGTCTCGTCATCGCCCGTTGCTCCGTCGACTACGCGGGCCGGCTCACCGCCCACCTGCCCTCCGCCCCCCGTCTGATCCTGGTGAAGGCGGACGGCAGCGTCTCGATCCACGCCGACGACCGGGCGTACAAACCTCTCAACTGGATGTCCCCGCCGTGCACCCTGAAGGAGGGCGCCGACGACAGTGCGGGCGTCTGGACCGTGGTGAACAAGGCGGGCGAGAAACTGATCATCACGATGGAGGAGATCCTCCACGACTCGTCCCATGAGCTGGGTGTCGATCCGGGGCTCATCAAGGACGGCGTGGAGGCGCACCTCCAGGAGCTGCTCGCCGACCGCATCGAGACGATCGGTGAGGGCTACACGCTGATCCGCCGCGAGTACCCGACCGCGATCGGCCCGGTCGACATCCTGTGCCGGGACGCGGACGGCGCGACGGTGGCCGTGGAGCTGAAGCGGCGTGGTGACATCGACGGCGTGGAGCAGCTGACCCGCTATCTGGAGCTGCTCAACCGGGATCCCCACCTGGCTCCGGTTCGCGGGGTGTTCGCGGCTCAGGAGATCAAGCCGCAGGCCCGGGTCCTGGCGACGGACCGTGGGATCGGGTGCCTGGTCCTCGACTACGACGCGATGCGCGGCATCGAGGACGACAAGCTGCGGCTGTTCTGA
- a CDS encoding SCO5389 family protein, which yields MSLDVSPALLEQAERGEVDEADFVDCVRTSLPYAWEMISSLVAQLKVDGGEFADNQTPPPDEQARGQLLRALASDAIRGALQRHFGVRLAFQNCHRVAVFPLDTSVDERLARFTSVRGQLLNQSPELRDC from the coding sequence ATGTCGCTCGACGTCTCACCGGCGCTGTTGGAACAGGCCGAGCGAGGCGAGGTCGACGAAGCCGACTTCGTCGACTGCGTCCGGACCTCCCTGCCCTACGCATGGGAGATGATCAGCTCCCTGGTGGCTCAGCTGAAGGTGGACGGCGGAGAGTTCGCCGACAACCAGACGCCCCCGCCGGACGAGCAGGCACGTGGTCAGCTGCTGCGTGCGCTCGCGAGTGATGCGATACGCGGCGCGCTGCAGCGCCACTTCGGAGTGCGCCTGGCATTCCAGAACTGCCACCGCGTCGCGGTGTTCCCGCTGGACACGTCGGTCGACGAGCGGCTGGCCCGATTCACCTCGGTGAGAGGCCAGTTGCTCAACCAGTCGCCCGAACTTCGGGACTGCTGA
- a CDS encoding LLM class flavin-dependent oxidoreductase, which translates to MRVGTFVLAAQFPGQGQGEALHRAVRSAEVAEESGLDSVWLAEHHFVPYGVCPSATTLAALLLGRTRRIRVGTAVSVLPNQHPVMLGEQAALLHLTSGGRFSLGVGRGGPWVDLEVFQGGLDAYEKGFPEALELLLDWLHEPRVAGRGERFGFREVAVVPRADELLGDGPPRPEVIVACTSPKSVELAAEKGLPMLLGMHCGDEEKADMVALWRSAARGAGQPTEVVERVAHVSAGVAQIADSPAEALETLVKAMPGWLRQGLDAHVTVDGRHRVMRDPVAYTEFLCGLHPVGPPRLAADRLAATAERTGITRFALLAEGSGDLAATETNVQRLGTEVLPLLE; encoded by the coding sequence ATGCGCGTAGGAACGTTCGTACTGGCAGCCCAATTCCCGGGCCAGGGGCAGGGCGAGGCCCTGCACCGCGCCGTCAGATCCGCGGAGGTGGCGGAGGAGTCGGGGCTCGATTCCGTCTGGCTGGCGGAACATCATTTCGTGCCGTACGGGGTGTGCCCGTCCGCCACCACACTTGCCGCCCTGCTGCTCGGCCGCACCCGCAGGATCCGCGTGGGCACCGCCGTGAGCGTGCTGCCCAACCAGCACCCGGTCATGCTCGGCGAGCAGGCCGCGCTGCTGCACCTGACGAGCGGCGGGCGCTTCTCCCTCGGGGTCGGGCGTGGTGGCCCGTGGGTCGACCTGGAGGTGTTCCAGGGAGGCCTCGACGCGTACGAGAAGGGCTTCCCCGAGGCGCTGGAGCTGCTGCTCGACTGGCTGCACGAACCGCGGGTGGCGGGCCGTGGGGAGCGCTTCGGCTTCCGCGAGGTGGCCGTCGTGCCCCGGGCCGACGAACTCCTCGGTGACGGTCCGCCGAGGCCCGAGGTGATCGTCGCGTGCACCTCGCCGAAAAGCGTGGAACTCGCCGCTGAAAAGGGTTTGCCGATGCTCCTCGGGATGCATTGCGGCGACGAGGAGAAGGCGGACATGGTCGCCCTGTGGCGATCGGCCGCCCGTGGGGCCGGTCAGCCGACGGAGGTCGTGGAGCGAGTAGCACATGTGTCCGCAGGGGTGGCCCAGATCGCCGACAGCCCCGCGGAAGCCCTGGAGACGCTCGTGAAGGCCATGCCGGGCTGGCTGCGGCAGGGGCTCGACGCCCACGTGACGGTCGACGGCCGCCACAGGGTGATGCGCGACCCCGTCGCGTACACGGAGTTCCTCTGCGGCCTGCATCCGGTGGGCCCTCCCCGTCTCGCCGCGGACCGCCTGGCGGCCACGGCGGAGCGCACGGGCATCACCCGCTTCGCCCTCCTGGCCGAGGGGTCGGGTGATCTCGCGGCGACGGAGACGAATGTGCAACGGCTGGGCACGGAAGTGCTGCCGTTGCTGGAGTGA
- a CDS encoding ATP/GTP-binding protein — translation MSPRRNRPRGGESPTGNARDQTERYGGGGAAESWQGEEWSVRPVSGASAAGKRYRCPGCDQEIPSGVPHLVAWPEFGGIDDRRHWHKACWNAKDRRTTRVQRSRNAPRY, via the coding sequence GTGTCCCCGCGCCGCAACCGCCCCCGAGGCGGCGAGAGCCCCACCGGCAACGCACGAGATCAGACGGAGCGATACGGCGGAGGAGGGGCCGCGGAGAGCTGGCAGGGCGAGGAGTGGTCGGTGCGCCCCGTCAGCGGAGCCAGCGCGGCGGGCAAGCGCTACCGCTGCCCCGGCTGCGACCAGGAGATCCCGTCCGGGGTCCCGCACCTCGTCGCCTGGCCCGAGTTCGGCGGTATCGACGACCGCAGGCACTGGCACAAAGCCTGCTGGAACGCGAAGGACCGCCGCACCACACGGGTGCAGCGGTCCAGGAACGCTCCGCGCTACTGA
- a CDS encoding ABC transporter permease subunit, translated as MTTPPPHPQAQMPSQAYQAPQQPQQGWGGPAAPYTSPIPVRTPGLGDAIASEWTKIRSVRSTVWTLGVMIVLLIGIGLLVAFVVSLSDAPMDDAPVLTLGFFGVLLGSICVITLGVLTIASEYSTGMIRTTLTACPSRARILIAKSIVFFLLSFTITTVTTGVVGVLQTAMLDGSTPDTGFWVRSTVGIGLYVATLGLLSLAVGAIIRHSAGAITVMIALVLLPLVLAMFMFSPTLAGVQEALFEYSIPNQLGAMYDATVTASGPTGWEPLWIMLGVTAVAMAGAFASLDRRDV; from the coding sequence ATGACGACGCCTCCGCCGCACCCGCAGGCGCAGATGCCCTCGCAGGCCTACCAGGCTCCTCAGCAGCCGCAGCAGGGCTGGGGCGGCCCTGCCGCGCCGTACACCTCACCGATTCCCGTGCGCACCCCCGGCCTCGGTGATGCGATCGCCTCCGAGTGGACGAAGATCCGGTCCGTGCGCTCCACGGTGTGGACGCTCGGCGTGATGATCGTGCTGCTGATCGGCATCGGGCTGCTCGTCGCGTTCGTGGTGAGCCTGTCGGACGCCCCCATGGACGACGCCCCCGTGCTCACCCTCGGTTTCTTCGGCGTGCTGCTCGGGTCGATCTGTGTCATCACTCTCGGCGTGCTGACCATCGCTTCCGAGTACAGCACCGGGATGATCCGGACGACGCTGACGGCCTGCCCGAGCCGGGCGCGGATACTGATCGCGAAGTCGATCGTGTTCTTCCTGCTCTCCTTCACGATCACCACGGTGACCACCGGGGTCGTGGGCGTCCTGCAGACGGCCATGCTGGACGGCTCCACTCCCGACACGGGCTTCTGGGTGCGTTCCACCGTGGGGATCGGTCTCTACGTCGCGACGCTCGGGCTGCTCTCACTCGCGGTCGGCGCGATCATCCGGCACTCGGCGGGCGCCATCACGGTCATGATCGCGCTGGTGCTGCTCCCGCTCGTGCTGGCGATGTTCATGTTCTCGCCGACGCTCGCCGGTGTGCAGGAGGCACTCTTCGAGTACTCCATCCCCAATCAGCTGGGCGCGATGTACGACGCGACGGTGACCGCGTCGGGGCCGACCGGCTGGGAGCCGCTGTGGATCATGCTCGGCGTGACCGCGGTGGCCATGGCCGGCGCCTTCGCGTCGCTGGACCGGCGGGACGTCTGA
- a CDS encoding ABC transporter ATP-binding protein encodes MIEAVGLTKRYGAKTAVHNLSFQVRPGAVTGFLGPNGSGKSTTMRMMLGLDRPTSGHVTIGGHAFRSLPNAPRQVGALLDAKAVHGGRSARSHLLCLAQLAGIPAARVDEVLGVVGLQDVAKKRSKGFSLGMGQRLGIAAALLGDPQVLLFDEPVNGLDPEGILWVRNLMKRLASEGRTVFVSSHLMSEMALTADHLIVIGRGQLLSDMSVTDFISANSADFARVRVPVDRPEYREKLTAALTEAGGQVMPEPDGALRITGLELPRISDLAHASDVRLWELSPHQASLEEAYMRMTQGAVDYRSTADAKQGLQLPPPGYGPAGHEGAWQPGHSPQQPPPEVPQQGWYAPPPPGQNPYADAPAPAPAAPAGHKTSEDSR; translated from the coding sequence ATGATCGAGGCAGTCGGCCTGACCAAGCGCTACGGCGCGAAGACGGCCGTGCACAACCTTTCCTTCCAGGTGCGGCCGGGGGCCGTCACGGGGTTCCTCGGTCCCAACGGGTCGGGCAAGTCCACCACCATGCGCATGATGCTCGGCCTGGACCGGCCGACTTCGGGACATGTGACGATCGGCGGCCACGCGTTCCGCAGCCTTCCCAACGCCCCGCGCCAGGTGGGGGCGCTGCTGGACGCCAAGGCCGTGCACGGCGGGCGCAGCGCGCGCAGCCACCTCCTGTGCCTGGCCCAGCTGGCGGGTATCCCGGCGGCCCGGGTGGACGAGGTCCTCGGTGTCGTCGGTCTCCAGGACGTCGCGAAGAAGCGGTCCAAGGGATTCTCGCTCGGCATGGGCCAGCGGCTCGGGATCGCGGCGGCACTGCTCGGGGACCCGCAGGTGCTGCTCTTCGACGAGCCGGTCAACGGGCTCGACCCCGAGGGCATCCTCTGGGTCCGCAACCTGATGAAGCGGCTGGCCTCCGAAGGCCGCACGGTCTTCGTCTCCAGTCACCTGATGAGCGAGATGGCGCTCACCGCCGATCACCTGATCGTGATCGGCCGTGGGCAGCTCCTCTCCGACATGAGCGTCACCGACTTCATCTCGGCCAACTCCGCGGACTTCGCCCGGGTGCGCGTCCCTGTGGACCGGCCCGAGTACCGGGAGAAGCTGACCGCCGCGCTCACGGAGGCGGGCGGGCAGGTCATGCCGGAGCCTGACGGGGCCCTGCGGATCACCGGGCTCGAACTCCCCCGGATCAGCGATCTGGCGCACGCGTCGGACGTCCGGCTGTGGGAGCTCTCGCCGCACCAGGCGTCGCTCGAGGAGGCGTACATGCGGATGACGCAGGGCGCCGTGGACTACCGCTCGACGGCGGACGCCAAGCAGGGGCTCCAGCTGCCGCCGCCCGGGTACGGCCCGGCCGGCCACGAGGGCGCGTGGCAGCCCGGCCACTCGCCCCAGCAGCCTCCGCCCGAGGTCCCGCAGCAGGGCTGGTACGCACCGCCGCCCCCGGGGCAGAACCCGTACGCCGACGCACCGGCCCCCGCACCCGCGGCCCCCGCCGGGCACAAGACCAGCGAGGACTCCCGATGA
- a CDS encoding ABC transporter permease subunit, translating to MASVPAVLNSEWTKIRTVSSTMWTLVAAFVVTVAMGAALSALLNSQFDDLSAAEQATFDPTFVSFSGTVLGQLAMVVFGVLVVGTEYSSGMIRTSLAAVPQRGSFLFSKIAVAGVLALAVGLATSFVTFFLSQAMLGDRGTDIGAENVLRAVFGGGVYMGLIAVFSMGVATMLRSSMLSLGILMPFFFLVSQILSAVPGAKSVARYFPDQAGSKIMQVVPDALNSDPAPYGPWGGLGIMALWVVAALIGGYLVLKQRDA from the coding sequence ATGGCATCGGTTCCCGCGGTCCTGAACTCCGAGTGGACCAAGATCCGTACGGTGTCGTCGACCATGTGGACGCTGGTCGCCGCGTTCGTCGTCACCGTCGCGATGGGCGCGGCCCTCAGCGCCCTGCTGAACAGCCAGTTCGACGACCTCTCCGCCGCTGAGCAGGCCACCTTCGACCCGACGTTCGTGAGTTTCTCCGGTACGGTCCTGGGGCAGCTGGCGATGGTCGTCTTCGGAGTCCTGGTGGTGGGCACGGAGTACAGCTCGGGCATGATCCGGACCTCGCTCGCGGCCGTGCCGCAGCGCGGGTCGTTCCTCTTCAGCAAGATCGCGGTGGCGGGCGTCCTGGCCCTGGCCGTCGGTCTCGCCACCAGCTTCGTGACCTTCTTCCTCAGCCAGGCCATGCTGGGCGACCGCGGCACGGACATCGGCGCGGAGAACGTGCTGCGCGCGGTCTTCGGCGGCGGCGTCTACATGGGACTGATCGCGGTCTTCTCGATGGGCGTGGCCACGATGCTGCGCAGTTCCATGCTGTCGCTGGGCATCCTGATGCCGTTCTTCTTCCTCGTCTCCCAGATCCTCTCGGCGGTCCCGGGTGCGAAGAGCGTGGCCCGCTACTTCCCCGACCAGGCCGGCTCCAAGATCATGCAGGTGGTTCCGGACGCCCTGAACAGCGACCCCGCGCCGTACGGGCCGTGGGGCGGGCTGGGGATCATGGCGCTGTGGGTGGTGGCGGCGCTGATCGGCGGCTACCTCGTCCTGAAGCAGCGGGACGCCTGA